Proteins encoded by one window of Corynebacterium amycolatum:
- a CDS encoding vWA domain-containing protein, with amino-acid sequence MDLSGSMLADDAGGTRLDAAKRASTELIDSLPDDALLGMLVYGQRESSDESNRERGCQDIEVLSPVQKVDKEGLKSRIAGLKAQGYTPIGNALRKAADELGSDGERSIILVSDGIDTCAPPPVCEVAKELAGQGVGLTIHTVGFKVDEEARAELECVAQATGGQSMTADDATQLADHMKFLAQRSVQGYETTGTPFEFSETKEGAKWLGEGKYQTTLVPEVAQHDRTPLYYRIAVPKGHNAIVTSKVLANIDAEGKGQQDVRTEVDEIINETGGKCQDDGRMRSLTGAEASADSWTPTSADASILEWDSDRIESSCDQTKWLVANNVWVYDSESVADYRDEPVKVEVSVQFEPVLKKQDADKLNEGRSSSGDKAYKKATFGEAKPVSGGNNAAQAPEVKSGDTISDTIVPGEQKFYKIPVEWGQRPVIAARTGNSERDNADSMGVALLNPFEVSVADGTMHFYQDSEDLNLSTDRPVEYNNRSTNVGGQSIANAGYYYATVRMANYRPDEEVSGIDQPFQLAFLLDNKPTKGPDWRPTDKNGPTSSDKPILAKGESEKDSSKESSEDASKESDSPDTDSQASASSSDMEDEGMSPLVIGTIVAVVAVFIGIAGAIVYQNKKRKE; translated from the coding sequence ATGGATCTGTCAGGCTCGATGCTTGCCGACGATGCCGGAGGCACCCGCCTCGATGCGGCAAAGCGCGCATCCACGGAGCTGATTGACTCCCTCCCGGATGATGCGCTACTTGGCATGCTGGTTTATGGCCAGCGCGAATCCAGCGATGAATCCAACCGCGAGCGAGGTTGCCAGGACATCGAGGTGCTGTCGCCGGTTCAAAAGGTCGACAAAGAAGGCCTGAAGAGCAGGATTGCCGGGTTGAAAGCTCAGGGCTACACGCCGATTGGCAATGCACTGCGTAAGGCGGCTGATGAGCTTGGTTCAGACGGTGAGCGATCAATCATCTTGGTTTCCGATGGAATTGACACCTGCGCACCGCCACCGGTGTGTGAGGTTGCGAAAGAACTGGCGGGGCAGGGCGTTGGCCTGACCATTCACACCGTGGGCTTCAAGGTTGATGAAGAAGCTCGCGCTGAGCTTGAGTGTGTTGCGCAGGCAACTGGCGGTCAAAGCATGACTGCTGATGATGCCACCCAGCTGGCAGACCACATGAAGTTCTTGGCTCAGCGGTCAGTGCAGGGCTACGAAACCACGGGCACTCCGTTCGAGTTCTCCGAGACTAAAGAAGGCGCGAAGTGGCTCGGCGAGGGCAAGTACCAAACGACGCTGGTGCCAGAGGTCGCCCAGCACGATCGCACCCCGCTCTACTACCGAATCGCAGTGCCGAAGGGGCACAACGCGATTGTTACCTCAAAGGTGTTGGCGAATATCGATGCTGAGGGTAAGGGGCAGCAGGATGTCCGAACTGAAGTTGACGAAATCATCAATGAAACCGGCGGAAAATGCCAGGACGACGGTCGCATGAGGTCGCTGACAGGCGCCGAAGCTAGTGCCGATTCGTGGACTCCAACTTCGGCTGATGCAAGCATTCTTGAATGGGATAGCGACCGCATAGAATCCAGTTGTGATCAAACCAAGTGGCTCGTCGCAAACAACGTGTGGGTCTATGACAGTGAATCAGTAGCAGATTATCGTGATGAACCCGTGAAGGTCGAGGTTAGCGTTCAGTTTGAGCCAGTGCTGAAGAAGCAGGATGCTGACAAGCTAAATGAAGGGCGGTCTTCCTCCGGCGACAAAGCCTACAAGAAGGCCACTTTTGGGGAAGCCAAGCCTGTAAGCGGTGGCAATAACGCAGCTCAAGCCCCGGAAGTCAAGTCTGGGGACACTATCTCCGACACAATCGTTCCCGGTGAGCAGAAGTTCTACAAGATCCCCGTCGAGTGGGGTCAGCGACCAGTGATTGCTGCCCGTACTGGAAATTCGGAGCGCGATAATGCCGATTCCATGGGAGTTGCTCTGTTGAATCCATTCGAGGTTTCCGTGGCGGATGGAACAATGCACTTTTATCAGGATTCCGAGGATCTGAATTTGTCAACAGATCGTCCGGTCGAATACAACAACCGAAGTACCAATGTTGGCGGACAATCTATAGCCAACGCCGGCTATTACTACGCGACTGTCCGAATGGCTAACTATCGCCCGGATGAAGAGGTCAGTGGTATCGATCAGCCGTTCCAGCTCGCATTCCTCCTGGACAACAAGCCAACTAAGGGGCCTGACTGGCGACCGACCGACAAGAACGGCCCGACTTCATCCGATAAGCCGATTCTGGCCAAGGGAGAGTCGGAAAAGGATTCGTCGAAGGAATCTTCGGAAGATGCGTCGAAGGAATCTGACTCCCCGGATACGGATTCTCAGGCATCCGCATCCTCGTCGGACATGGAGGACGAGGGTATGAGCCCGCTGGTCATTGGCACCATTGTGGCAGTGGTCGCCGTGTTTATCGGCATCGCAGGCGCAATCGTCTACCAGAACAAGAAGCGCAAGGAGTAA